The Castanea sativa cultivar Marrone di Chiusa Pesio chromosome 11, ASM4071231v1 genome contains a region encoding:
- the LOC142615087 gene encoding basic leucine zipper 24-like, whose translation MIETMDDGEVELSDNVQLLNPDSSIDFPATTSFDSFLDDLLKNTRTCTHTHTCNPPGPEAAHTHTCYHSHTQVLSSQEDEQPNNKKKTSSKPKRQSGNREAVRKYREKKKAHTAYLEEEVKKLRLLNQQLVRKLQGQTVLEAEVLRLRSLFLDLRGKIDHELGIFPFQKQCNGTTMYKEGDCGVQSTDGAIGLQCQTNLTCPHPNTGTSSQSGVGNGSRKMRVPWEENCQPTIIDCSTNEMVNTKGQTMETVETLGSSASQAK comes from the coding sequence ATGATAGAAACCATGGATGATGGGGAGGTAGAGCTTTCTGATAATGTTCAATTATTGAATCCTGATTCGTCTATTGATTTTCCGGCTACAACATCCTTTGATTCATTTCTTGATGATCTCTTGAAAAACACCAGAACCTGCACCCACACTCACACTTGCAACCCACCTGGCCCTGAAGCGGCTCATACACATACATGTTATCACTCTCACACCCAGGTTCTTTCATCTCAAGAAGATGAACaaccaaataataaaaagaaaactagttcaaaaccaaaaagacAATCAGGAAACAGAGAAGCCGTTCGGAAGTATAGGGAGAAAAAGAAGGCTCACACAGCTTATCTTGAAGAGGAAGTCAAGAAATTGCGGCTATTGAACCAGCAATTGGTCAGAAAATTACAAGGGCAAACAGTTCTTGAAGCTGAGGTATTGAGATTGAGAAGTCTTTTCCTAGACCTTAGAGGAAAGATTGATCATGAGTTGGGTATTTTCCCCTTCCAAAAGCAGTGCAATGGTACTACCATGTATAAAGAAGGTGATTGTGGGGTGCAATCTACTGATGGGGCAATTGGCCTACAATGTCAGACTAACTTAACATGCCCTCATCCAAATACTGGAACATCATCGCAGTCTGGTGTTGGTAATGGAAGCAGGAAAATGAGGGTACCATGGGAAGAAAACTGTCAGCCCACAATTATTGATTGTAGCACAAATGAGATGGTGAATACTAAAGGACAAACAATGGAAACAGTGGAAACCTTAGGGTCATCAGCATCACAAGCCAAATAA